Below is a genomic region from Rosa chinensis cultivar Old Blush chromosome 5, RchiOBHm-V2, whole genome shotgun sequence.
AACTAATTAGACAGGGTTGCGATATGTCAATTAGAGAGCTGGAAGGGCTGTTGTCTCTtcttgaagagaagaagaggaaaatggaGCTGCAAGAGTCTGAGTCGAGCATGGAGATCATGCTTGGGTTCTTGCATTGCCTTAGAAGGCAAAAGCTAGAGGAGCTCAATGAGGTAGGTTGAGACATGATTAAGTTTTTTATGTCTAATTAGTATTTGGCCTGTAGACGATTGATGATGATGTAAGATTTTCCTCGGCAGATACAAGCTGATCTTGATTACATTAAGGAGGACATGCTTGCGGTGGAGAGACGTAGAATTGAACTATACAGGCAACAACAGAATAGGTCAGTGAGACTGAGAATGCTTGGTGATGATCAGCAGAGCAATGACATTGTCTATAGTGCACAATATGTGCAAGCGCAGATGAGTTCTATCAATTTACATAACAACAGGGCTGTTGTAAATGATGATGTGCAAGACCATACACAGTCTATGCAGCCTGTTACTCCACAAGTACTGTCGGTGGCAAGGAAGAGGCGAGTACATTCACAGGTTAGTAATCCTGCAAGTGAGTTTtatgctgattttttttttacttagtTAATCTTAGGTTCGTTAAACAACAGCCTGGCCAATTGTTGTGGATGTTAATGACCTTTGAATTGTCCATGTTATTATTCCTTATCAAGTTTCTTTCCAGAATTGGACCTTCTACTTAATGTTTCATTAGAAATTTGTGATCTTAAGAGTTACTCATTGTGGTTAGGCCAAAAAGGAGTTCTGCACTTCAGATAGACTAGTAACTGAACTTTAGAGTTTCCGAGTCCTTGggacttttattttcttgaTGTCATCTCTTATGTTGCAACAGTTCAACGACCTACAAGAGTGTTACTTGCAAAAGCGGCGAAATTGCAACAAACAAGGGGATTCATATGCTATGGATATAGAAGATTATAATCCAGGCCTTGAAGACTTCCACTCTGTGCTAAAGGGCTTTACACAGTACAGGTACAAACTTCTTGAAGTATCAGTTTtaagtttctcttttagtaaaccCTGTCCTGCTATAGTTACTTACACCTTCTGTTTGGTTGCTTGAACCAGCCGATTGAGGGTCATTTCTGAACTGAGACAAGGTGATATTTTTCACTCTGCAAATATTGTGTCAAGGTGAGTTTACATGCCATTCCTTTTgtacttttaagttttaacatgCCATTGACTCTAAAATATTGGAAAATTATCTTGAGAATAATTTCTGGATTGATTCTCCCTTCATCAGAGAGTTGTTAATTTGACTTGGTCAGTAATACATATAGGCACAACAATGACATGGTCTACCATGTCATGTCATTTGGCCGCTACAAAGATCTCAGACTGTTAATAATATCTTCCAGCTGATTATGATAAAGTCTGTTGGCATTTGAGATTCCCATTATATTTGCTACAGCATAGAATTTGATCGAGACGAGCAATTGTTTGCTACTGCTGGGGTTTCACGGTGCATCAAGGTTTTTGAGTTTTCCTCGGTAAGCGGCCTTTTAATGCTTCAAAGTGCAACTGCTTCAGTCTGTAAATTTTGCTAAAACTATATATAATGTCTCCAGGGTGGATGTTAAGCTGTGTATCTGTTTATTTCACCGATGTCTCTCTTTGTTTAAAACTTGTTGGTTGTGGTGTAATTTGTGATAGATCATCACCTTTGGTTTTTATATGTTGCTTTATTTTCTTCTTATGAAAATGATTTGCTAGACTTTGGTCCATCACCTTCAGGCTTTATGCTTTGAGATACTGATGTTGCTTTCTGATCACTTCCAGGTTGTTAATGAACCTGAAGATATCCACTGTGCTGTCGAAGAGATATCCACACGATCCAAACTTAGTTGCTTGAGCTGGAATAAGTACACTAAAAACCAAATTGCTAGTAGTGACTACGAGGGGATAGTAACAGTTTGGGATGTAACTACTCGTCAGGTAGCGAAACTTTTTCCTTGCTTTCATAATACTGCTAATACAATACGGCACATCCATCCGATTACTTAACAAGATTTTTTTCTTCCAGAGCGTGATGGAATATGAGGAGCATGAAAAGCGAGCTTGGAGTGTTGATTTTTCAAGCACCGATCCTTCAATGCTTGTGTCTGGAAGTGATGACTGCAAGGTAACTGGAGCTTATAGCAAAGCTTTGTGAGCTGTCTTAATAACTGACCTATAACCGGACTGTTCATAGTCATAGTTAGCTAGGAAGGTATTAGATTGCTTTATGTTTATAACTGGTCTCAGGCTCTCAGCGTGTACTTTCCTTGACAAACAGGTCAAAATTTGGTGCACAAATCAAGAAGAAAGTGTTCAGAACATCGACATGAAGGCAAACATTTGTTCTGTCAAGTACAATCCCGGATCCAGCTTTTTCGTGGCAGTATGTCTCTGTTCTTAAGATTGGCCTCGTGTGCATATTCTTTTCTCAAAATGAAAGCTTTTGATACATGCATAGTATACCAGTTACTGGTACGGTTGAATAATCTTAGTATTTATATTGAACTGAGTTCAATCAACAAAGGGTGTCTAGCTGGTAAAACCCTCCTAGTAGCTTTGACACTCGAACAAAATTTTGCAGGTTGGTTCTGCAGATCATCACATTCATTATTATGACTTGAGAAATGTCAGCCAACCACTGCATGTGTTTAGCGGGCATAGGAAAGCTGTTTCGTATGTGAAATTCTTGTCTAACAATGAACTTTCTTCTGCATCCACTGACAGCACATTGCGACTGTGGGATGTAAAGGAAAACCTGCCGGTGAGTTGTCATGTTTCCGAGTTATGGATCTATCTTTCTTTACCGATAGTGTTGGTAGTTTGAAACTTGGAAGTATCATTCACTGTGCTCCTAAACTGAGTTTGCGCTAATTCTTTGTTTTTCACAGTTGTGCACGTATAGAGGCCACATGAATGAGAAGAACTTTGTAGGTCTTGCAGTAAACAATGACTACATTGCTTGCGGTAGTGAGACAAACGAAGTGTTCGTTTATCACAAGGTTTAAGAAACAAACTAAACCCCAGACACACAACAGCCAAAGTTGTAATCAGTATTTCATAGAGGCTGATATGGTGTTGATGGTTACTTGCAGGGAATCCCAAAACCTATGGCTTGGCATAAATTCGGGTCATCGGATTTAAACTACAACAACGAAGAAGACGATGGTGCAGGGTCATACTTTATCAGTGCCGTATGTTGGAAGAGGGATAGCCCGATGATACTGGCGGCGAACAGTCAAGGAACGATTAAAGTTCTTGTGCTTGCAGCTTGAGCAGCCACTCAACTCCGGCAGCGTCATTagcactctcaaatcacagggTGAACGGAAACTGCAAACTTTATGGTCTAGCAGCATATTCAGTACTTGCTAGTCTTGTTATAGAATTTGGGTGTAATTAAACCTCAGTTGAATCCATTAATATCATCTGAAATGTAGCTTCACCAAGGGGTTCTCCCTTTTCAGGGTCTCGGATACACTACACCTCAAAACAATCGGATTGAATCATCACTGGTCTCATTTAAATCTAAAACTAGGCTactaaagtttcaatcttttatATTCACTGGTCTCATTTAAATCTAAAACTAGGCTactaaagtttcaatcttttatATTAAAGTCCCAAGGCTCAGAGTATAAGACAGCTCTCTCTATCACGAATTTTCTGAAGCAGAACTGGCATAAAGCTGTAAAATTCATCATCACTGCCAAAATTTTCATCTCATTTAAATCTAAAACTAGGCTactaaagtttcaatcttttatATTGAAGTCCCAAGGCTCAGAGTATAAGACAGCTCTCTCTATCACGAATTTTCTGAAGCAGAACTGGCATAAAGCTGTAAAATTCATTATCACTGCCAAAATTTTCATCTGAAGATCCAAACTTTTTCAACAAAAATCACAAAGGCTCATCATACTGTGCTTCACATATTGCTCCACTGTGAAATAACCCAATCATGTCATTAATCAACTGTATATTTTTTCCGTATCAATCTATACCCTATATCCGAGTAATGTTCTCTAATTCATTTGTTGGGATCCTAGTATGAACCTCTATAAATCGATTACGATCCAACTATGAAAGCAATCTTCCATTGTTCATAAAAGCTAATCTTCGGGGTTTAGGAATAATACCAGAGTTGAAATACAAAACCAAAACTAAAAGTGAAGAAGAGTGCATCAGTGAATATAAATATCCACAAGGAGAAAAACGCTCCAATCGGTTCAAAGTGAAGAAATTTATAAAATTCAGACATCATTTGCACTCTTTCTCACAATCAAAAAGTTAAATCAAAATGAATATAGACGAGAAACAATCAGACCGCCTAACTAACAACGACGACTGAAACGATGACTAGCCCATTCGCTATGCCTCCATGTTCTTCCAAGCTAAGAGACACAAATTGTCCCTCATTGATTTACAGAACGGAGGCTTCTAGATTGTGTGAGAAGAGAGTTGCATACATTTTGATGCATTTGAAAAAAGATGAAGTCATTTGAAACAAgaatacagagagagagagaggaggaggcgCAAGACACAATTTTGATGGAGGGTTTAGGGTGAGGAATGGTGGGTATTTATAGAGACGCCCAAACCCTATGTTCCATTTGCGAATTTACCATATTACCCTTTAACGGTATAGTTTTGGGCTGTTATTGTACCCGCGTCGATGCTGCTAGTCTACCCGCCCAAAATTTATCTTTTTGGCGGGGAAACCGGCCCAAATCTTTTGCTTTTGGTGGAGAAGGCCCAGTCCTCttaactattattattattgtttaaACTTGTAGAGCTGTGGACGACTAATGCTCTTTTTGAAAACCCTATAATTCAAGGCAAATTGTaacatacattttttttgttttatcaaaTTGTGTAAAAATTCTTGTAATACCAGAGAGATATGTTACAAACATTAGATTCAGTATTAATCATAACATAATTAGATACTAAAATCATGTACTTTAATGGGTAGATTATTTACTTACGCGCGTTTCGTAAAGAAATCTATCTCCACTTCTATAACTATACATGGGATTGTTGTATAAGAATGAACATATTGTGGAAATGCCTTGGTACCTATAGCTCAACCTGCTTACTCGACATGTTGCATATATACATTCCTACAAAAGGGTCAAACTATTAAAGTCAATGATATCAATGTTACAACAATTTAACCATAACAAATGATCTAACAATCGTTtgaaaaataagaaatgaaGTATTTAAAAATTGTATTTAAAATGACCATAAAAGTAGAAATAAGAAATTGCTTATTCTTTTCTgccttatttttgtttttcgtcGATGAAGATTTAAAAGACACAAAAGTAGCTGGGATTTATTCCTATAAAATATAAACTCCAACAACATTGAAAGAAAAGACATGTGTTCCAAACTGAACTCCAATTAGAAACCCCAACAACATTGAAAGAAAAGACACATGACTCAGACTCGACTTGAATTGATATCATCTCCATTTAATTACCTCCAACATCTCATATATAAGATAATCCATTTACTAAAATGATGAGATGTTATATAATCTAGACATCAAGTGGTGAAATCAAATAAGTGAAAATCATGCAATTTCTAGATGCCATAACACTAAGAAATGTGATTAAGGTGATATAAACAAAGCAGTATGTACATGCTACATGAGCCACCACCTAATGTATTTATGTGGCTTCTGAGGTGCATGTTAAGATGCATTTTAAAGTATATGACCACAAAAACACACATTCAATAAACATGCTAGAAAAATACTTACATCTAAACTGATTTAGACATATGTATCGAAACTCTCTCTTATTTACATGTATTTGGTaatctaaaatttataatttaaccATTCAAAAATTACATCAATCATTGAAAACAATCTCTATAAAAAATCAATGTAAACAAAAATCGCTCATTCATTCGAATGCATCAAACAAATGTACATAATTATAATAGTTGCAAGTagttaattaaaattaaatgaatCATATAATTGAAGGGCAAACTATTACTcaaaatttcacacaatttccacgtttacttatttggcctaaaaaaaattatatttcaaaTAAGTAAATATGTCATATTTCTATCTCCATCTCTATATTGGAAAAGAAGTAAGACTTtagatatataaagaaaaaaaaactaatatttGTTTGTGAAGATAAAGCAGAAAATCGAAACAAAATTTTACAGTTAAAGGCTTTGGCTAACAACCACTTGGTGTGGTAAGATTGGTCGAGTGGCCAAACATGGAACCCCCATGTCCAATGTTTGAGTTCAAACTCTCACCAGTTTGTGGCCAACATGTTTGAGAAGTTTTCAGGTCCATGCGTCTATTAGTCTGATTTTGTTGGGATACCCTCGTAAACCTCGGTCAGAATACTGATCGAGTTAGTGCGAACTTACTACCATAATCGAAGTGACTTGCTATCTCactaaaatttgaaaaaaaaaaaaaaaaaaaatctgtgcCTTTTACACGATGTACTAAATATCCAAATCCAATTAGAAAGGGTCAAACCGTCAAAGTCAACGATACCAAATGCACCAGAGATCAACGGTGTTAAATAATCCAATCACAAGGACCCACCTCAGTTTATTAAACCCAGAAGGAATCCATCTAACTATCTAGGGTTTGAGCCCAAGAGTGTGCTTCCAGCTATTCAAGGGTTTTATCTCCCCCCTTCCCCTTCTCCGTCGCTGTGTACCCAAATTATCCATTTCCAATTCTCCAGGCTCCGAAAGCCCATCAATCACAATCGGAGCCTTGCATCAAAGACTCATGCTTTTTCGAGCTTGGTGATCGGTAAGCACCCATTTCTATCTAGCTGAATTATCATTCAAAACTGTCCAAAGCTTGTTGCTTTAGTCCTCAGATACCTCAATTTTGAGCTAGATATAGATAAGAGATTGTGTATATACAGGGTGAgtgattttgtgtttattaCATGGGGAAATCCGGGGGTAGGAAAAAGAAGGGAGGTTCAAATCAAGTTTCGAATGACAGCAATTCGAATTCGGTTCCTAATGGTACTGTGGATTTGGACTCTTCAATCTTTTTGAAACGAGCCCATGAGCTCAAAGAGGAAGGGAACAAGAGGTTTCAGAGTAAGGACTATGTGGGTGCTCTTGAGCAGTATGATAATGCTCTTAAGCTCACTCCCAAGAACCACCTGGATAGGGCTATTTTTCATAGCAACAGGGCGGCTTGCTTGATGCAAATGAAGCCTATTGATTACGAAACTGTGATTTCCGAGTGCTCTATGGCGATTCAGGTTCAGCCCCGGTTTGTCCGGGCTCTTCTGAGGAGGGCTCGGGCGTATGAGGCTATAGGGAAGCATGAAATGGCGATGCAGGATGTTCAGGTGCTGTTGGGGGCTGACCCGAATCACAGGGATGCTCTGGAGATTGCTCAGCGGGTGAGGACGGCTCTTGGGCCTCGTCAGGAGGCTCAGCAGGACCTCCAGAGCCGTCCGTCCCCTGCTGCTCTTGGGGCTTCTGCAGTTCGTGGTGCTCCAATTGGTGGTCTGGGGCCATGTTTACCCGCCCGGCCTGCACCAAAGAAGGGAGCTGCTTCTGCTGGGGGTCCTGTTTTACCTTCAGTTAATAAGCCAGAGAAGCAACATACGGTTTCGCCATCTGAGAATGGACCTGAGCCCAAAACCCAGTTCCCGAAGCTTGTATTGAAGCCTTCTAATGGTACTTCAAGATCTTCTAACCCAATTAAGGCTAACCAGAAGGAGCTATCATCTTCTTCGTCAGTGTCATTGCCTGTTCATAGGCAGCGTGCAGAGGCTGCAATTCGGTGGAGACCATTGAAGCTTGTGTATGATCACGACATAAGGCTTGCTCAAATGCCTGTGACTTGCAATTTCAGAGTTTTGAGAGAAACTGTAACAAAACGCTTTCCGTCATCAAAGTCAGTTCTGATCAAGTATAAGGATAATGATGGTGATTTGGTGACTATAACCTCGACCCCTGAACTTAGGTTGGCGGAGTCTTCTGCAGACAGGGTTATTCTAGAAGATCCTGAAGATAAGGCAGAATCAATTGGGATGTTAAGATTGCATATTGTGGAGGTGAGCCCTGAGCAGGAGCCACCTTTgttagaagaagaggaggagaaacCTGTTGAAAATGAGGGGATCAAAGAAGATGAGAGTGGTTCTCATTCATCACTTGGTGAATCTGTCTTGGAAGCTGCTGATGATGAAATTGATAAGACAGAGAAAGAAGCTCCAAAAGAGAAACCAGGAGCCGGAGAAGATCCTGAGTGCAAGGAACTAGAGATGGATGATTGGTTGTTTGAGTTTTCTCAGCTCTTCCGCAGCCATGTTGGTATTGATCCAGATGCTCATATTGATTTGCATGAGCTGGGAATGGAGCTTTGCTCGGAAGCTCTTGAAGAGGCAGTAACTAGTGAAGAAGCTCAGAGTCTTTTTGACAAGGCTGCCTCAAAGTTTCAGGAGGTGGCTGCATTGGCTTTCTTTAATTGGGGAAATGTTTATATGTGTGCGGCAAGGAAACGAATTCCCTTGGATGAGTCTGCTGGAAAGGATGTAGTGGCAACTCAGCTTCAAACTGCTTATGACTGGGTCAAGGATAAGTATTCCTTGGCCAGAGAGAAGTATGAGGAGGCACTCATGATCAAGCCTGACTTCTATGAAGGTTTGCTAGCATTGGGGCAGCAGCAATTTGAAATGGCCAAACTTCATTGGTCATTTGCACTTGCTAAGAAGATAGATCTCTCAACTTGCGATTCTACAGAAATGCTGAAGCTTTTTGACAGCGCAGAGGAGAAGATGAAAGTAGCAACTGAGATGTGGGAGAAGCTAGAGGAGCAGAGAGCAAAGGAGCTGAAGGATCCAAGTCCAAACAAGAAGGAAGAAATgctgaaaagaaggaaaaaacaagGAAGTGGCAATGAAGGTGAGTCATCAGGAGCGACTGAGTTGACGGCAGATGAAGCAGCAGAACAGGCAGCTGTTATGAGATCACAGATCCATCTCTTTTGGGGTAACATGCTTTTTGAGCGATCCCAGGTTGAATGCAAGTTGGGGCTGGATGGTTGGGAGAAAAACTTGGATGCTGCTGTGGAGCGCTTTAAGCTTGCTGGAGCTTCTGAGGTTGACATTGCAATGGTGCTGAAGAATCATTGCTCAAAGGTCGATGTAGTAGAGGAAGGTGAAAAACCAGTTCAGAATCTAGAAAGTACCATGCCTGGTGAAGCAAGTAAGGACAGTGAGGTTGTTGCAGAGAAGTGAGATATTATTTATTGAATGGTGGCTTCTGGGATACATCTTCATAGGGTGCTTGTTGACCATGAGAATAAACTGGTGGAGAGAGGAAGGTGCTTGTTTTTCTCCACCAAATGGTGGAATACTGGAATTCCTTTCATTCAGTTCTGAAGATTGAAGGTGCAGCTGTGTGTACTCAAAAGATTTTGGGCAACCTTCTTATGGTAAAGGTGACATTTTCGAAACAGTTTTTGCAGTGCTGATGAGTTAAAAGTGTCAAATTTATGTGCGTAGGGTCTGATTTTAGCTTTCCTGCTCCTATTTCGTGCAGTGCGGTTTGTAATTGCAATCTTTATATTTGATAAAGGTGACATTTTCTTAAACAATTTTCTAAATACTGATGAGTGCAAGTCTCAACTTTATGTGCCTAGGATCTGATATTTAGCTTGCTGTTCCAATTCTATGCAAACTGGTTCACAATTGTTTTTTCCCCCCTTTTCCTTTTTGGTATTGTTACTGTTGAATATTCCTTGATAAAGAATATCTGAACATGGATTGCCCTTGTTAGAATGTTGGATTATATTATGCAAAAGACCCGATAGAATGAGAATCTGCATTGTTAATTACAAAACCTCTTTACAGTCCAATACAGTGAAACTTTCAAGAACATGGGTCCCTGAAATTTTTGGCATTTTGATAATTATTTGTATTCATTCCATATTTTTTCTATGACAGTACATCAAAAACATTGATATTGATGTTATTTACCAGAAAGTCCCAAACTAGCTTATAGCTCTATTAATTTATGCTCTAAATTCCCACCAGACAAGGAGGAAATTCAGGTAGATAAAAACGAAATTAACTGCCCTTAACAACCTTATTACAATAGTAACTACACACAGACCGACATACAAAGTCAATCGACTGATTTCAGGGCTCAAACAGTTGCAATTGATTCCATAGCCTTCATAGCTTCAAACCTCGGCTCCTTGGCTTGGAATTTGAGGCCTGAATAGAGCTTCATGTAGTCATCAAACACAAATTTTGGATAAGTTGGGCATTCCTCAGTTTGTTTTTCAAGCATTGCTGGTGCTGGAGAGATAAAAGCATCATTGCCTGGGTTGTAGAACGAGGCTATCGACATTCTGTTTCCATCAGGTTGCGCTATCACACGGTGCATCACACTCTTGTACTTGCCATTAGTGATCACCTGAATTAAGTTATaggccaaaaaagaaaagaaaaaaacaaaatgagcattaaaatgaaaaatcagATTGTTGTAGGCTCATAgtaaaactaagaaaattttggCACGGCCCAGATATAAGAGTCTAAGGAGGCAATCGCTACATGCTCCTAAATCTCGAACCCCCCAGAAAAATTTTGGCCGATAAAGCCCTTTAATTTCTAGTATCCCAAC
It encodes:
- the LOC112167008 gene encoding E3 ubiquitin-protein ligase COP1 isoform X2, with translation MRQGCDMSIRELEGLLSLLEEKKRKMELQESESSMEIMLGFLHCLRRQKLEELNEIQADLDYIKEDMLAVERRRIELYRQQQNRSVRLRMLGDDQQSNDIVYSAQYVQAQMSSINLHNNRAVVNDDVQDHTQSMQPVTPQVLSVARKRRVHSQFNDLQECYLQKRRNCNKQGDSYAMDIEDYNPGLEDFHSVLKGFTQYSRLRVISELRQGDIFHSANIVSSIEFDRDEQLFATAGVSRCIKVFEFSSVVNEPEDIHCAVEEISTRSKLSCLSWNKYTKNQIASSDYEGIVTVWDVTTRQSVMEYEEHEKRAWSVDFSSTDPSMLVSGSDDCKVKIWCTNQEESVQNIDMKANICSVKYNPGSSFFVAVGSADHHIHYYDLRNVSQPLHVFSGHRKAVSYVKFLSNNELSSASTDSTLRLWDVKENLPLCTYRGHMNEKNFVGLAVNNDYIACGSETNEVFVYHKGIPKPMAWHKFGSSDLNYNNEEDDGAGSYFISAVCWKRDSPMILAANSQGTIKVLVLAA
- the LOC112167008 gene encoding E3 ubiquitin-protein ligase COP1 isoform X1, with the protein product MGGGPMLPTVANLELMAADSSSAETAAFQKEAPRDKDLMCPICIQVIRDAFLTACGHSFCHSCIVTHLGIKSDCPCCGQHLTPSLIFPNFLLDKLLRKSMAYRMERTGSPLEHLRQKLHEGCDMSIRELEGLLSLLEEKKRKMELQESESSMEIMLGFLHCLRRQKLEELNEIQADLDYIKEDMLAVERRRIELYRQQQNRSVRLRMLGDDQQSNDIVYSAQYVQAQMSSINLHNNRAVVNDDVQDHTQSMQPVTPQVLSVARKRRVHSQFNDLQECYLQKRRNCNKQGDSYAMDIEDYNPGLEDFHSVLKGFTQYSRLRVISELRQGDIFHSANIVSSIEFDRDEQLFATAGVSRCIKVFEFSSVVNEPEDIHCAVEEISTRSKLSCLSWNKYTKNQIASSDYEGIVTVWDVTTRQSVMEYEEHEKRAWSVDFSSTDPSMLVSGSDDCKVKIWCTNQEESVQNIDMKANICSVKYNPGSSFFVAVGSADHHIHYYDLRNVSQPLHVFSGHRKAVSYVKFLSNNELSSASTDSTLRLWDVKENLPLCTYRGHMNEKNFVGLAVNNDYIACGSETNEVFVYHKGIPKPMAWHKFGSSDLNYNNEEDDGAGSYFISAVCWKRDSPMILAANSQGTIKVLVLAA
- the LOC112167008 gene encoding E3 ubiquitin-protein ligase COP1 isoform X3, producing MRELEGLLSLLEEKKRKMELQESESSMEIMLGFLHCLRRQKLEELNEIQADLDYIKEDMLAVERRRIELYRQQQNRSVRLRMLGDDQQSNDIVYSAQYVQAQMSSINLHNNRAVVNDDVQDHTQSMQPVTPQVLSVARKRRVHSQFNDLQECYLQKRRNCNKQGDSYAMDIEDYNPGLEDFHSVLKGFTQYSRLRVISELRQGDIFHSANIVSSIEFDRDEQLFATAGVSRCIKVFEFSSVVNEPEDIHCAVEEISTRSKLSCLSWNKYTKNQIASSDYEGIVTVWDVTTRQSVMEYEEHEKRAWSVDFSSTDPSMLVSGSDDCKVKIWCTNQEESVQNIDMKANICSVKYNPGSSFFVAVGSADHHIHYYDLRNVSQPLHVFSGHRKAVSYVKFLSNNELSSASTDSTLRLWDVKENLPLCTYRGHMNEKNFVGLAVNNDYIACGSETNEVFVYHKGIPKPMAWHKFGSSDLNYNNEEDDGAGSYFISAVCWKRDSPMILAANSQGTIKVLVLAA
- the LOC112202147 gene encoding protein CLMP1, with the translated sequence MGKSGGRKKKGGSNQVSNDSNSNSVPNGTVDLDSSIFLKRAHELKEEGNKRFQSKDYVGALEQYDNALKLTPKNHLDRAIFHSNRAACLMQMKPIDYETVISECSMAIQVQPRFVRALLRRARAYEAIGKHEMAMQDVQVLLGADPNHRDALEIAQRVRTALGPRQEAQQDLQSRPSPAALGASAVRGAPIGGLGPCLPARPAPKKGAASAGGPVLPSVNKPEKQHTVSPSENGPEPKTQFPKLVLKPSNGTSRSSNPIKANQKELSSSSSVSLPVHRQRAEAAIRWRPLKLVYDHDIRLAQMPVTCNFRVLRETVTKRFPSSKSVLIKYKDNDGDLVTITSTPELRLAESSADRVILEDPEDKAESIGMLRLHIVEVSPEQEPPLLEEEEEKPVENEGIKEDESGSHSSLGESVLEAADDEIDKTEKEAPKEKPGAGEDPECKELEMDDWLFEFSQLFRSHVGIDPDAHIDLHELGMELCSEALEEAVTSEEAQSLFDKAASKFQEVAALAFFNWGNVYMCAARKRIPLDESAGKDVVATQLQTAYDWVKDKYSLAREKYEEALMIKPDFYEGLLALGQQQFEMAKLHWSFALAKKIDLSTCDSTEMLKLFDSAEEKMKVATEMWEKLEEQRAKELKDPSPNKKEEMLKRRKKQGSGNEGESSGATELTADEAAEQAAVMRSQIHLFWGNMLFERSQVECKLGLDGWEKNLDAAVERFKLAGASEVDIAMVLKNHCSKVDVVEEGEKPVQNLESTMPGEASKDSEVVAEK